The following DNA comes from Anopheles coustani chromosome 2, idAnoCousDA_361_x.2, whole genome shotgun sequence.
AAGGCACCAGCTAACGGTTGCGTCTTGCCGATGAACGCAACAAGAAGGACACACGGGGGCTGTACGAGAGGAATCTGTTGACCAACAGCCGATAAAGGTACGTAAATTGTATGAAAAATGGCTCATTACTAGGAATTATTGTATTTATTGCACAATTAATTCAATTCCATCTGTTCGCCAAAAGGCTTCCGTTATGTGATGGTGGATGAAGAGACATCATTAAAACGGTATTCTTGCAGTTTATTGCATATCTTAGCTGACAGAGTGATTGAATTTGAGGCGTTAATTAGAGGCTTCTAAATTCGAGCATGtatagaaaaaaggaaaaatctttACTGAAAACTATTCATATTCTCTTAGCAACATGCACCGATTGaacgaacaagacaaacattTCATAACTAAAAAGGGAGCCGCTCAAAGCACTCAAAGATGATATTTGTAAGTATTAATTCCCCGTAATGATAGTATTTGGTTATTCAGATCACGTTAGTATCGCTCCCAACTAAATCCCTATAGCTCCAGAACTGTCCCACTCCTCGTTGTACGTCATTCGGGTAGGTGAATATTAGTTGTGATATTAGCCATCTTGTTCTAGTGGTACAGAATACCAAAAAGGAGGCACGACTTCCATCTTTCGATGAGTCGAAAGTGTAGCGTGTTGCTACAGAAGGCAGCAAGGTTTATGATTGTGACGATTTCGAATAATACTTTATTCGGTTTAATGATGTCATCTTAAGCTATCACTTAGTCGTTACGGTTGGTTAATCTTACGAAACTAAGGGCGCAATGGAGAGCGTGAGGCAAGATTTTGCTTGGGGCCAGCATAGTTGGCACCCTTGGTATTGCAATGCGCTGGCAGTGAACCTTACTCGCTGCTGTTGGCTTGTTTCTTGGTTTGTGCTTCCTGCTGCTTCAAGCGTTGCCTGTATCCCTTCAGCTCAGCTGCAAAAAGGAAGCATTACCAATGTGGTGTTAAAAACCCTTAACGGAAAGTATCGAGTTATAATCTGAACTACTTACCAGGAGCTTGTTTCTTGCCCTTCTGCTTAGCGGGTGTCGGGACGGGTTCGGGTTCTGTAACGCTCGTAACGGTGGTGCTATCCGCTTCCGTCGAGGCCGTTACCGTTGTACTGTCACCGTTACTCTGATCCTTAGTACTTTCTTTGACAGTCTCGGCGCTTTTAGTGGTGGTGGCCGGCTGAGAACTCCCTGCGTCGGCAGCTTTTGCCAGCTGCTCGACCGATTTCAGCGCCGGTTTAACGTCAACAGCCACCGATGTTGGCTGCTCCTGTGGGCTCTTCTCCGTTACTGGCACAGCTTGTACCGTGGCTACTTGTTCCGGTTTCTCCGTAACAGCTACAACCGTGGTAACGTCCTCTGCATTCACACTGGCAACGACGGTTGTTGCTGGGACCGGAACAGCTTTAACGGACGGCTCATCCTTCTTCGGTTCAACTGGTTTGGCTTCGGCATCACTCTTCACAGCCGGCTCTACGCTCTTAACGTCCGCAGGTTTATCACTGACAACTTCAGCCTTCACTTCTGATGGCTTTTCCGCCGCAGCCGCGAGTGATTTAACGACGGGCGCGTCAACTGCAGCTGGCGCTGGCTTCGTGCCACTGACATCGTCATTTTTCACAGCCGACACGGAAACTGGAACTGGCTCAGCTAGCTTTTTCTCTTCACTCACGACAACCGGAGCAACCGGAACCGGTTCCTTCGCAGCGACGCTTTCCGCACGCACGGGGAACTCTTCCTGGATTACCGACACGTGGATTTTGGTTATGGCCGGTTCCGCTTCCACCGGTTGTGCCACCTTCAACCCTTCGACGATCGGAACGGCCCGAACCTTCGTTGGCTTTTCctcgatttttccttccgtttgtggCTGCGGGTCGTTAGCGGGCACGGCTGGTTGGTTGGGCTCCAAGGCGGCCGCAGCAGCCTTTACCTCTGGGACAGCTACCACTTTCGCGTCCGCGGGCTTCTCTTCCACCGGTTTCTTATCCTCTACCTTTGCGGCTGGCACTTCATTGACGCTCTTTACAGCTTCCTTCTGCTCCGGCTGAGACGCTGCTGTCGTTACGGCCGGGAGTTGTTCATTGACCGCGGAACGTAGCTGCGTAGGTTCGGACTTAACCTCCTCCTTAGGCTGCTCGGTGAGTTTTTCCGGTTTGTTATCGACCGACGCCAGCTTCACCTCAGGTTGCACAGGCTTATCCTTAGCAGCTTCGACGACCGCATCCAATTTTTTCTCTACCTGAACGGGTTCAACCGATTTTGGGGCATTTTCTTGAGCTGGAGATACGGCATCCGCTTTAGGCTTTTCGGGTTCGGCAGATTTTACCACTGGAACGGCCTCTTTCTTTGCCTCTGCTGGCTTAGGCTCGGCAGCAACAGGCTTAGTCTCGACCACTCCACCGGTCACCTTCGGTTCGATGACTCCGCTGACCAACTTCGCTTCAACCACACCGCTGACCAGCATCGGCTCGATTACTCCAGCGACCAGCTCCGGCTCGATGACTTCAGAGACCTCCTCCGGCTCTTCAATGAGCACCAAAGTACCATCGGCAAGCTCTACGTCATCGACTACGTCTTCATCCTTCTCCTGGACTTCGCCGACAGGGGCCGACGCTTGAGCAGGCTTCGCTTCAGCTTCCGCTTCCTTCAGCGGAGCCGACTTAACTTCAGCCGTCGGATTAGGAACTCCCGCTTGCTTCAGCAGAGTCGACTTAACTTCAGCGGTCGGGTTAGGGACGGCCTTAACGCTTTCCTCCTTCACTGGCGCCTCCACCGGCTTTCCCTCCACGGGAACTGTTTTCAGGAGCTCGGGTTTATTTTCTACCGATTTCTCAGAAACTGCCACCGGAGCTGAAGGAACATTCACCGGCACCGGCGCATTGGTCTGGTCCGGTTTGGCTTCCACTGACGGATCGGTCGTGTTCTGCGCCAAAGCACTGTTCACCGGATAGACCGTGAAAACTTCTCCTTCCTTCGGCACCGGGAGGGCATAGCACGTGGCAACGGTCACGGCTGCCACGACGAGCAGGCTTAACTTCATGGTTACCTACGGTtgcggggaaaaacaaaacatgtcgTAAGTGTTGAGAGTGGATTAAGTTAATTACGCGATGTACGATCATTAGGAGGCTAGTTCTAGGAAAGCGAAAAGCACTTGCGGTAGAAAAGACCAAATGGCATTCGTCGTGGGTTCTCCGAATGCAGCTGCAATATTCCCGACCAACGTGATGGATGTCATTTGACAAACTGATTACCCGAGGATTTACTAATGATTGTGATTCATTGAATAGCAAAGTTAATCTctacaatgaaataaatttctgaGTTTCATATATGTTCCGGAACTGATGCCCAAGAAATAGTATTCCCCAGCAAATGGCGCAAATGTCGATTAACAAATAATTGTGATAACTCAGACTTAATTGTTCAATTAAACAGTTTACGAAAACTAGCTAATTTCCtcgtcaataaaaaaaaacacatataaATTTAAACTTTAACTAATATGCTACGACACACAAATTGAACAACATAAGTCTATCTATCGCCTTGATTGTGCAGAAATAAGAAACTCTCCCCTAGCTCGCAGGggaattatatttaaaatatgcaaatatatcGATAACATTCTATTAATCACGGAgcacaaaagcaaacatttcacAAGTTAAGAAAATTGGAGCTACTACATAATCGAATTGAATATTCAAATGATCCACTCAACTACCAATGAAACTAGTAGTCACCAAGTGCTTACATAAGAGACCTTGAGCTTTTCTGTCAGTTACCGAAAGAATATGTTTGTTGATCGAAGTAACAAAATTCAACGCCACATTCTTGGCAACTTCACTCCCAAGACTCCATTAAGACATTGAAAGCtcatggcaaaaaaaaaaaaattaaaaacaactaGTTCTCGGCATGATCACCCAAACGAGGTGCCTCCGGTTCCGATCATTAATATTCACTGCCATCAGATCGGATTATGTGAACCAACAGCGTGGCGAGTGATCATGCAACGAATTCCGCTCAACATCCGCAAACCACCGTAACCCACTGGCCTTGGCCTATACTGGGCACCCCTTGTTCCTTCTCTTTTCATAAGAGCGCACGAGAAAGTCGGAGGCCGCCACAGGAAGGAAACTTCTTCGCCAAAACAGGTTGCCAGCTGTTGGTACCTCCGGAGAGCCGTTCGTTGACACTCGATCCGTTGGTGTGGCGTTGACGGTGCTAATTGACTTTTCTCGATGTGGTCATACCCCTTTTGCTGCGGGGCTTGAAGCTCAAAAAGGCGTCAAGAAAAGGCGGCGATGCACCGATCCACCAGCACGATGTAGCCGGAGTGCATGCGGGGAGCTCTTTGAGGTGTGAGGCTTCTGATGGAGGCCTCTTTACGTTGGCCGCCGATTATGCATCCCACCTGGGCGAGCATACGTCGACGACCAATTATACCTCAACCCCACCTTTTGCCTCCTTTCCCATCCCTGCACAATGGCAGTGAATGTTGTGAATCTTCCTTTCCATTCGGGTGGCTCCCGGGGGCGAGTGTTTGGAACACTTTCAAGTGGCACGTAACGAAACGGAGGGGGTGGTGCGGGCAAACTTTTTCGGCAAAAGGGGTTCGGTTTTCCCTCCTTTTCTACCACGCGCGATCTCCACCCCTGCGCGAagtgatgctgatgctgccaTTTACGGCGAACGCTAATTACGTCGCGCGTTGCGCGGTTGATCAATTTGTTGTTATTCGTACCCGTCGGAATTAAATGCCCAGAACGTGACGTATCGTGGCGGGCAATCCCCCACCGCGAGCCTCCCTCGAGCACACCACTGCAatgctggtggtgctgtttttttttgtgggctTCGGTTATGTTGTTTGGGTTACAGCCAGCTCCGGAGACCACCAACTCTAGCCATAACGGCGGTGTGCGAGCCGGGGCTTTGGGAACGCCGCTTGTCCGGCGGGAGATGCCGTTCGTCTCTGCATCGAAAAAGCTTGTGGTATGCTCGTTGGCTTCTTGACTGCAATTGCAAAGGCACCCAAATCGAAACGAGGTCGAGCCTGCGCAGGCATTTACCGTTGAATGGTGGGTTTAatggattttgttttggttttttttttgctgtccgATCCAATCGCACCACCGATCGTTCGTTCACACCGTCCCATTCCCCCACccactggtggtggtggtgacctTAAAGACCTCGGTCAACCGCCATGGGCGGGTATCTCCCCGCGATCGAGCGAGATCTGCAGAGGAAAATGCAACCCGCGACGCCCGGTACACCATTTGGCCAACGCTGCCAAACAGTTCCCATCCAAGGGGGATAAAAGTGAGGTTGCGATAAGAAATTCCGATCTGATTCCGGTCGTGGCCGTCGCTGTGCATGAGGTAAACCAGCGAATCTTAGGCGAACCTTCTCGatgcagaagaaaagaaacatttaaaacaaaaacagagctGTTAAAACTGGACACACTTGACGCCAAAGAGCGGTTCGTGGCGGATGGCCTTGTGAAGTTCACGAGCTGAATTCATTAAAATACATCCGAATTCGAATTCCAGATTTTCAGCGGCTGTACATCCACCTTTTGCCTCACCAAGGCTTCTCGTCCACAGCTTATCGGACAGCTCATCTTGTGGTCGCTTCCGTTgagtcgtttgtttgtttcaacgCGTTGAGCTTTTCTTGAAAATCACACCGGACGCTTTCGTATCAAAGCCGCGTTAGAAGATTCCACTGACGGCTGGGAAACACTCGCCGAAGATTCGTTGCTTGTGGACGTATAATTAACCAACGCTAGTGCCATGAATATGGCGCGCCTGCTACCGCCTGGCCTGTATGGCCTTCCCATGGCACGCTGGAGGACTAATTAGATatgcagattttttttttatctaattCTTATTGCTTCGTATGTCTTGGCTTTTCTCGCGCACCCTCCCCGGGAGACCTCGAAGTGGCTGTCTAACGCACACGCGCGACTCCAATCCTCGCCGTGCGAACTGCGCGAAATTATAccggaaaaataataaccacAGAAAAACAACTCTCCGACccctaaacacacacacacactcgcacacacattcCAACGAGGTGATGGCGTATCAGAACGCGAACCTCGCGATCAAGCCACAAACCCCAGCTCCAAGAAAGTTCATCGGTTCTTGTGGCGAACTTTATTCCAGCCCGGACAAATTTACGATCCTGTTTATGATCACCTCAACCCGACGCAGACCTGAATTTTGTTATAGGCCAACATTTGTGGATACCATTCCGGGTGAGTGTTTGCCATTTGCTAAGAATTGGATTA
Coding sequences within:
- the LOC131262080 gene encoding proteoglycan 4-like, with the protein product MKLSLLVVAAVTVATCYALPVPKEGEVFTVYPVNSALAQNTTDPSVEAKPDQTNAPVPVNVPSAPVAVSEKSVENKPELLKTVPVEGKPVEAPVKEESVKAVPNPTAEVKSTLLKQAGVPNPTAEVKSAPLKEAEAEAKPAQASAPVGEVQEKDEDVVDDVELADGTLVLIEEPEEVSEVIEPELVAGVIEPMLVSGVVEAKLVSGVIEPKVTGGVVETKPVAAEPKPAEAKKEAVPVVKSAEPEKPKADAVSPAQENAPKSVEPVQVEKKLDAVVEAAKDKPVQPEVKLASVDNKPEKLTEQPKEEVKSEPTQLRSAVNEQLPAVTTAASQPEQKEAVKSVNEVPAAKVEDKKPVEEKPADAKVVAVPEVKAAAAALEPNQPAVPANDPQPQTEGKIEEKPTKVRAVPIVEGLKVAQPVEAEPAITKIHVSVIQEEFPVRAESVAAKEPVPVAPVVVSEEKKLAEPVPVSVSAVKNDDVSGTKPAPAAVDAPVVKSLAAAAEKPSEVKAEVVSDKPADVKSVEPAVKSDAEAKPVEPKKDEPSVKAVPVPATTVVASVNAEDVTTVVAVTEKPEQVATVQAVPVTEKSPQEQPTSVAVDVKPALKSVEQLAKAADAGSSQPATTTKSAETVKESTKDQSNGDSTTVTASTEADSTTVTSVTEPEPVPTPAKQKGKKQAPAELKGYRQRLKQQEAQTKKQANSSE